Proteins from one Gilliamella sp. ESL0443 genomic window:
- a CDS encoding beta-galactosidase, whose translation MERLMNPSLDDIINRQDWNNLSVLSMNKLDTHPKFHSWRNKQSAKNNADSSAIISLNGDWFFSYYQNPKQVPVSWLKKEIDKNTIPVPSNWQLHGYDAPVYTNIRYPFPYNPPFVPEDNPTGCYSRYFKIDKKWLNKGDTRIIFDGVSSAFHLWCNGNWVGYSQDSRIAAEFDLTPFLKEGENRIAVLVLKWCDGSYLEDQDMWRLSGIFRGVSLLNKPKSHLSDIHVKTELDACYQNAILTLQVNVKHDSEIDMLNVGIELWQKDKLILEQTQPIGISFVDEKGGYNDRMTCHIPVNKPQLWSAETPNLYRLVVSLNHKKTGLIESEAYNIGFRTVEIKHGQLCLNGKPLLIKGTNRHEFYPDMGYAVTVQAMLHDIKLIKQHNFNAVRCSHYPNDPRWYELCDEFGLYVVDEANIESHGMFPMSRLSDDPRWLAAYSERVTRMVQRDRNHPAIIIWSLGNESGHGANHDALYSWIKSNDPTRPVQYEGGGANTKATDIICPMYARVEQDQPHPNVPKWAIKKWISMPDEERPLILCEYAHAMGNSLGAFYKYWQAFRQYPRLQGGFIWEWADHGIRCHTKSGESYWAYGGDFGEAYHDRQFCLDGLVFPDRQAHPSLIEAKKVQQPFQFKLVNQKPLVIEVKSEYLFYTTNNETLEWELLVDGKIQLSGKVKLTISPNNPIELKLIDDIDNNFDGEDLHLSLRVIQNRATSWSPAKHVVAWEQFKLTNRFIPQLAFSNNKTSLKLTENKTEFVVNWKNQSWQINKKTGQLSQWSKNKKPLLASAIADQFIRAPIDNDIGISGDFDSNNNPYAWVEQWKAAGYFDLSHKCLAIRASQTENYVIIEVLHSYSVKKRKVIQSKWVHQFDQDGILTISVEVDIANDMPAPARIGLTYQLKGIPKQVKWLGLGPHENYPDRKTSAIFGDWSLPFSELYTPYIYPCENGLRCDVKQLTLNEMMITGHQFKFNINQYGTKQLMEKSHRHLLEPQQDAYVSIDAYHMGIGGDDSWTPNVHSEYLLTDKHYRYQLKFTC comes from the coding sequence ATGGAGAGGCTTATGAATCCGTCCCTAGATGATATTATCAACAGACAAGATTGGAATAATCTATCTGTATTAAGCATGAACAAACTTGATACCCATCCAAAATTTCATAGTTGGCGAAACAAGCAAAGTGCTAAAAATAATGCTGATTCAAGTGCCATTATTTCACTTAATGGTGACTGGTTTTTTAGTTATTACCAAAATCCTAAACAAGTACCTGTATCATGGTTAAAAAAAGAAATAGATAAAAATACTATTCCAGTTCCATCAAATTGGCAATTACATGGCTATGATGCGCCTGTTTATACTAATATCCGATATCCATTTCCTTATAATCCCCCATTTGTTCCTGAAGATAACCCAACTGGTTGCTATTCTCGCTATTTTAAAATTGATAAAAAATGGTTAAATAAAGGGGACACAAGAATTATATTTGATGGTGTCAGCTCAGCATTTCATCTTTGGTGTAACGGCAATTGGGTTGGCTATTCACAAGACAGTCGCATCGCTGCTGAATTTGATTTAACGCCTTTTTTAAAAGAAGGTGAAAATCGAATTGCTGTATTAGTATTGAAATGGTGTGATGGTAGTTATTTAGAAGATCAAGATATGTGGCGATTAAGTGGTATTTTCCGTGGAGTTTCACTACTTAACAAACCAAAATCACATTTGAGTGATATTCATGTTAAAACGGAGCTTGACGCTTGCTATCAAAATGCAATATTAACATTGCAAGTTAACGTAAAGCATGACAGTGAGATAGACATGCTAAATGTCGGTATTGAGTTATGGCAAAAAGACAAACTCATTCTTGAACAAACGCAACCAATCGGAATATCTTTTGTTGATGAAAAAGGTGGATATAATGACCGAATGACATGCCATATTCCCGTCAATAAACCACAATTGTGGAGTGCCGAAACCCCAAATCTTTACCGACTAGTTGTTAGCTTAAATCATAAGAAAACCGGCTTGATTGAATCAGAGGCTTATAATATTGGTTTCCGAACTGTTGAAATCAAACATGGGCAACTCTGTTTAAACGGTAAACCACTTCTTATTAAAGGAACTAACCGTCACGAATTTTATCCTGATATGGGCTATGCTGTTACCGTACAAGCCATGTTGCACGATATCAAGTTAATTAAACAGCACAACTTCAACGCTGTACGTTGCAGCCATTACCCTAACGATCCTCGTTGGTATGAACTTTGTGATGAATTTGGACTATACGTAGTTGATGAAGCCAATATTGAATCGCACGGCATGTTCCCAATGTCTCGATTATCTGACGATCCTCGTTGGTTAGCAGCTTATAGTGAACGAGTAACTCGCATGGTTCAACGTGACCGAAATCATCCTGCCATAATTATTTGGTCATTAGGAAATGAATCAGGGCACGGGGCAAATCATGATGCACTATACTCATGGATAAAAAGCAATGACCCAACTCGTCCAGTGCAATATGAAGGTGGTGGTGCCAATACTAAAGCTACTGACATTATTTGCCCTATGTATGCCCGAGTTGAACAAGATCAACCTCATCCTAATGTGCCTAAATGGGCGATAAAAAAATGGATATCCATGCCTGATGAAGAACGACCACTTATTTTATGTGAATATGCTCATGCAATGGGAAACAGTCTAGGTGCATTCTATAAATATTGGCAAGCCTTTAGACAATATCCTCGATTACAAGGAGGATTTATTTGGGAATGGGCTGATCATGGTATTCGTTGCCATACCAAATCTGGCGAAAGTTATTGGGCTTACGGTGGTGATTTTGGTGAAGCGTATCATGATAGACAATTTTGTTTAGACGGTTTAGTGTTTCCTGATCGCCAAGCACACCCAAGTTTAATTGAAGCTAAAAAAGTACAACAACCTTTCCAATTTAAACTTGTAAACCAAAAACCATTAGTTATTGAAGTAAAGAGTGAGTATTTATTTTATACTACTAACAATGAAACATTAGAATGGGAATTGTTGGTTGATGGTAAAATCCAACTGAGTGGTAAAGTTAAACTGACTATTTCACCTAATAACCCTATTGAACTCAAACTTATAGATGACATTGATAATAACTTTGATGGTGAAGACTTACACTTATCACTCAGAGTTATCCAAAATAGAGCTACTTCTTGGTCTCCAGCAAAACACGTTGTGGCTTGGGAACAATTTAAATTAACCAATAGGTTTATTCCACAATTAGCATTTAGTAACAACAAAACATCACTAAAATTAACTGAAAATAAAACCGAATTTGTTGTTAATTGGAAGAACCAGAGTTGGCAAATCAACAAAAAAACTGGCCAACTTAGTCAATGGAGCAAAAACAAAAAACCACTATTAGCCAGCGCTATTGCAGATCAGTTTATACGAGCACCAATCGATAATGATATTGGAATTAGTGGTGACTTTGACAGTAATAACAATCCATATGCATGGGTCGAACAGTGGAAGGCGGCGGGTTACTTTGATTTAAGCCACAAATGTTTAGCAATAAGAGCATCACAAACTGAGAATTATGTGATCATTGAAGTTTTGCACAGCTACTCGGTAAAAAAACGCAAAGTTATTCAAAGTAAGTGGGTACATCAGTTTGATCAAGATGGTATCTTAACTATCTCAGTTGAAGTGGACATTGCCAATGACATGCCAGCACCAGCTCGTATAGGTTTGACGTATCAATTAAAAGGGATACCAAAACAGGTGAAATGGCTTGGCTTAGGACCACATGAAAATTATCCAGATCGAAAAACTTCAGCGATTTTTGGTGATTGGTCATTACCATTTTCTGAACTTTACACACCTTACATTTATCCATGTGAAAACGGCCTACGCTGTGATGTAAAACAATTAACACTTAATGAGATGATGATTACTGGTCATCAATTTAAATTTAACATCAATCAATATGGAACAAAACAGTTGATGGAAAAAAGCCATAGACACTTATTAGAACCACAACAAGACGCCTATGTCAGTATTGATGCTTATCATATGGGAATAGGCGGTGATGATTCTTGGACACCAAATGTTCACAGTGAATATTTACTAACCGATAAACATTATCGATATCAACTAAAATTTACATGTTGA
- the recB gene encoding exodeoxyribonuclease V subunit beta — protein sequence MVSCSGIKKLNLFDLPLTGRTLIEASAGTGKTYSLAFIYLRLLLGIGKNNYPTPLEVNQILVVTFTKAATQELRSRIRQNIQELRLGLLQGRHEDPIYQQLIDLVEDTDDAIQRLTQAQQSMDDAAIYTIHGFCQRILTSHAFESGVLFEQTLITDEQDLKLQVVQDFWRHYFVPLDRALVYLILDYWQDPKSLLTDINPYLNFEFDQSQEENFDITKKIEQFYRKHLEQIELVKKLWLDSVADLPEIIARSGVNKQSYNNRFLPNWFAKVTAWAQLPTQSFIIPSELTKFSQSILIEKTKQDKDPPVHVVFEKIDRLCNSAIDLRSEILMDIVSVIQKGIYAQKVKLGKMSFDDLLSQLNRALRARNGKRLAQSIAQKYCVALIDEFQDTDPVQYKIFDRIYGCYPESTGLLFIGDPKQAIYSFRGADIFTYLKAKLSTGENNFTMQVNHRSSSSMVDAVNALFSNHHNPFIFENISFFPMESAERNQHKGLIINQREVNALTAYLLPDEVTTKTDYQEHIASCCAKQIVTWLTDPTILIKDKDEHRSITTADIAILVRTGREAEIIQQKLAAFGVKSVYLSNRNSVFLSKEAQEILYLLQAVLMPENEAALRLALMTTLLGQTMAELEQIIDDQDKWEGLIEEFKQYQIIWQYYGVLVMLRRMMKKRKLAENILASPNGERTLTNFMHLGELLQEAADELDSPHALVRWLSRQIVSPDSNIENHEQRLESDENLVKIITIHKSKGLEFPIVWIPFAAQFRNSDSQFYHDKNNDYQPTYAWLLTDDVKQQIEDERLAEDLRLLYVAMTRSIYHCSVGLASLKKSQSAIDYLLKGQLRSIGKFADLVELQLPILGEQYTATEAPNMLLAANEFKRKLSNSWRVTSYTELQKHNNGFNLASDWSESRVQPNASLLSEVQYDIHHFPKGAYVGTLLHFIMENLTPSNADELCTTTIKKLGLDEPWLRVLNDWLQQVLTTKLHQDCSTLASILNSKCINELQFYFPIRHALTSSQLDSLCKQYDDLSKQCPPLDFETVQGMLKGFIDLVFEYQGKYYIVDYKSNWLGDGMEAYTEQALNQVMCEHRYELQYQLYCLALHRFLRSRLPDYRYETYFGGVYYLFLRGLPDKGVFYHLPKQEFIEKLDKLFDGENLA from the coding sequence ATGGTTTCATGCAGTGGAATAAAAAAACTTAATCTTTTTGATTTACCGTTAACAGGTCGAACGCTGATAGAAGCGTCGGCTGGGACTGGTAAAACCTATTCGCTCGCATTCATTTATCTCCGGTTATTACTTGGGATTGGTAAAAATAACTATCCTACACCGCTCGAGGTTAATCAAATTTTAGTTGTGACTTTTACAAAAGCTGCAACTCAAGAACTTAGATCGCGAATAAGACAAAATATCCAAGAACTGCGTTTAGGACTTTTACAAGGTCGTCATGAAGATCCTATCTATCAACAGCTAATTGATTTAGTTGAAGATACAGATGATGCTATCCAAAGACTAACTCAAGCTCAACAATCAATGGATGATGCAGCGATTTATACTATCCATGGTTTTTGTCAACGCATTTTAACTAGCCATGCTTTTGAATCTGGGGTACTGTTTGAGCAGACGCTAATTACTGATGAGCAAGACCTAAAGTTACAAGTTGTCCAAGATTTTTGGCGTCACTATTTTGTTCCGCTTGATAGAGCATTAGTTTATTTAATTCTTGATTATTGGCAAGATCCAAAATCATTATTAACAGATATTAATCCTTATTTAAATTTTGAATTTGATCAATCGCAAGAAGAGAATTTTGACATTACTAAAAAGATCGAGCAGTTTTATCGAAAACATCTTGAGCAGATCGAATTAGTTAAAAAACTGTGGTTAGATTCTGTTGCAGATCTTCCTGAAATCATTGCTCGATCAGGAGTTAATAAACAATCTTATAATAACCGCTTTTTACCGAATTGGTTTGCTAAAGTGACTGCTTGGGCTCAATTACCCACCCAATCATTCATAATACCTAGTGAATTAACTAAATTTAGCCAATCGATTTTAATTGAAAAAACTAAGCAAGATAAAGATCCTCCTGTTCATGTTGTTTTTGAAAAGATCGATCGGTTATGCAATAGTGCTATTGATTTACGTAGCGAAATTTTAATGGATATCGTTAGCGTCATTCAAAAAGGTATTTATGCGCAAAAAGTTAAACTTGGTAAGATGAGTTTTGACGATTTATTAAGCCAGCTAAATCGCGCCTTACGAGCTAGAAATGGAAAGCGATTAGCACAAAGTATTGCGCAAAAATATTGCGTGGCCTTGATTGATGAATTTCAAGATACTGATCCTGTGCAATATAAAATCTTTGATCGTATCTATGGTTGTTATCCTGAATCAACCGGTTTACTGTTTATTGGTGATCCGAAGCAAGCTATTTATAGTTTTCGTGGTGCGGATATTTTTACTTATTTAAAAGCGAAATTATCAACCGGTGAAAATAATTTTACTATGCAGGTTAATCATCGCTCCTCATCGTCTATGGTTGATGCAGTCAATGCACTATTTAGCAATCATCATAATCCTTTTATTTTTGAAAATATTTCTTTTTTTCCAATGGAAAGTGCTGAAAGAAATCAGCATAAAGGATTGATCATCAATCAACGTGAAGTTAATGCGTTAACAGCCTATTTATTACCTGATGAAGTTACCACAAAAACAGATTATCAAGAACATATTGCTAGCTGTTGCGCTAAGCAAATTGTGACTTGGTTGACAGATCCAACAATTTTGATAAAGGATAAAGATGAGCATCGTTCAATCACCACTGCTGATATTGCGATTTTAGTCCGAACTGGGCGCGAAGCCGAAATCATCCAACAAAAATTGGCTGCTTTTGGGGTTAAAAGCGTTTATTTATCCAATCGCAATAGCGTATTCCTATCTAAAGAAGCACAAGAGATTCTATATCTATTACAAGCTGTTTTAATGCCGGAAAATGAAGCGGCTTTGCGTTTAGCTTTAATGACGACACTATTAGGGCAAACAATGGCCGAGCTAGAGCAAATTATCGATGATCAAGATAAATGGGAAGGGTTGATAGAGGAGTTCAAACAGTACCAGATTATTTGGCAATATTACGGTGTATTAGTAATGTTGCGGCGGATGATGAAAAAGCGTAAGTTAGCTGAAAATATCCTAGCTAGCCCAAATGGTGAACGTACATTAACTAACTTCATGCATTTAGGCGAATTGCTGCAAGAAGCCGCTGATGAACTAGATAGCCCACATGCTTTGGTTCGTTGGTTATCTAGGCAAATTGTCAGCCCTGACTCTAATATAGAAAATCATGAACAACGCTTAGAAAGCGATGAAAATTTAGTAAAAATTATTACGATCCATAAATCAAAAGGTTTAGAGTTTCCTATCGTATGGATACCATTTGCTGCCCAATTTCGTAATTCAGATAGTCAGTTTTATCATGATAAAAATAATGATTATCAACCCACTTATGCTTGGTTATTAACCGATGATGTCAAACAACAAATTGAAGATGAACGTTTAGCTGAAGATCTACGATTACTTTATGTGGCGATGACGCGCTCAATCTATCATTGTAGTGTTGGCTTAGCATCATTGAAAAAGAGTCAATCAGCAATTGATTATTTATTAAAAGGCCAATTACGCTCGATTGGTAAATTTGCTGATTTGGTTGAACTACAATTACCTATATTGGGGGAGCAGTATACTGCCACAGAAGCTCCTAATATGTTACTGGCTGCTAATGAATTTAAACGTAAATTATCTAATAGTTGGCGAGTGACAAGCTATACCGAGTTACAAAAACATAACAATGGTTTTAATTTAGCTAGTGATTGGAGTGAGAGTCGTGTACAGCCAAATGCTTCTTTATTATCTGAGGTGCAATATGATATTCATCATTTTCCAAAAGGTGCTTATGTTGGTACATTGTTACATTTCATTATGGAAAATTTAACGCCAAGTAATGCCGATGAATTATGTACAACTACGATTAAAAAATTGGGTTTGGATGAACCTTGGTTAAGGGTACTAAATGATTGGCTTCAACAAGTATTAACAACTAAGCTACATCAAGATTGTTCGACATTAGCCAGTATTTTAAATAGCAAATGCATTAATGAACTACAATTTTATTTTCCTATTCGCCATGCCCTGACTAGCTCGCAACTAGATAGTTTATGCAAACAATACGATGATTTATCTAAACAGTGTCCACCTTTAGATTTTGAAACGGTACAAGGCATGTTAAAGGGATTTATCGATTTAGTGTTTGAGTATCAAGGTAAATATTATATTGTTGACTATAAATCAAATTGGTTAGGTGATGGTATGGAGGCCTATACTGAGCAAGCATTAAATCAAGTAATGTGTGAGCATCGTTATGAATTGCAATATCAACTTTATTGTTTGGCGTTGCATCGATTTTTGCGAAGTCGTTTACCCGACTATCGATATGAAACTTATTTTGGCGGAGTTTACTATCTATTCTTACGTGGGCTTCCGGATAAAGGCGTTTTTTACCATCTACCAAAACAAGAGTTTATTGAGAAACTTGATAAATTGTTTGATGGTGAGAATTTAGCTTAA
- the sixA gene encoding phosphohistidine phosphatase SixA, producing the protein MRHGEAVFSASSDASRSLTDFGRKQASLAGIWLNQQDFKFDLGLVSPYLRAQQTFSELSSYCHIPKVESDNFLVPGGSPSHIVDLLMTLPARGIENVIIVSHLPLVGYLVNELCPDVSPPMFPTAAIACVELSSNAAGKLEWFHAVE; encoded by the coding sequence ATGAGGCATGGTGAAGCAGTTTTTTCTGCTTCATCTGATGCAAGTCGATCATTGACTGATTTTGGTAGAAAACAAGCCAGTTTGGCTGGTATATGGCTTAATCAGCAAGATTTCAAATTTGATTTAGGGTTAGTTAGTCCTTATCTAAGAGCACAACAAACTTTCTCTGAATTGTCTTCATACTGCCACATACCTAAAGTTGAAAGTGATAATTTTTTGGTGCCAGGTGGAAGTCCTTCCCATATTGTCGATTTATTAATGACACTTCCCGCTCGTGGGATCGAGAATGTAATTATTGTTTCCCATCTTCCTTTAGTTGGTTATTTGGTTAATGAATTATGTCCAGATGTTTCACCACCAATGTTTCCTACAGCTGCTATTGCTTGTGTTGAACTATCATCCAATGCGGCAGGAAAGTTAGAATGGTTTCATGCAGTGGAATAA
- a CDS encoding YfcZ/YiiS family protein, whose translation MTDSLNKCKANETPACCCVDVGTIIDNEDCSAEYENIFTTESEAKAKLASLTQAAKDVETEPCEINSSIDKVENGYKLTAKFTFCCGAECMIFQLKLR comes from the coding sequence ATGACAGATTCTCTAAATAAATGTAAAGCTAATGAAACACCAGCTTGTTGTTGTGTTGATGTCGGCACAATTATTGATAATGAAGATTGTAGTGCAGAATATGAAAATATTTTCACAACTGAATCAGAAGCAAAAGCAAAATTAGCCTCTTTGACACAAGCAGCTAAAGATGTTGAAACAGAACCTTGCGAAATCAATAGCAGCATCGATAAAGTAGAAAATGGCTATAAATTGACAGCTAAATTTACTTTCTGTTGTGGTGCAGAATGTATGATCTTCCAATTAAAATTACGTTAA
- a CDS encoding MFS transporter produces the protein MEHYNHIRKMAILVAATFFMENLDATVITTAIPAMAKSFLTNPQDLSIGISAYMLALTIGLPASGWIANRFTAYRVFSISIILFMLASILCALSTNLTMFTIARLIQGLGGSLMVPVGRTVVLSRTEKQHLVSTISILVWPGLIAPLMGPIIGGFFAQYLTWHWIFILNIPLGFIALFFAHHLLPKELPEKRSFDIVGFIACGLGLLLFVYGLEMVSHSNSRLWLALGTSFAGCLILIFAYYHLTHTQYPLISLYAFSKRTFRMTFFGGSLIRMGLNSAPFILPLMFQVGFGWSPLTAGSLLLSLFAGNIIFKTINTPLIHKFGFRKILIVNGLLLSFSFVLCALFTPKTPIIWIILVLFFSGGTRSIQFTTITTLSFSEIEKNEMQSANILSTLFQQLNNVLGIVLSALFLFIASSYNKHNQIMIEDFRLALFMVAGMTLLAMIDFIMLPKNAGNNLNEKKPLP, from the coding sequence ATGGAACACTATAATCACATTCGTAAAATGGCTATTTTAGTAGCGGCAACCTTCTTCATGGAAAATCTAGACGCTACGGTGATAACCACAGCAATTCCCGCAATGGCGAAATCATTTTTAACTAATCCACAAGATTTATCTATCGGTATTAGCGCCTATATGTTAGCACTTACAATTGGCCTTCCCGCGAGTGGCTGGATCGCAAATCGATTTACAGCTTATCGTGTCTTCTCGATTTCAATTATATTATTTATGTTGGCATCAATATTGTGTGCTTTATCAACTAACCTAACCATGTTTACTATCGCAAGATTGATTCAAGGTTTAGGGGGATCATTAATGGTGCCAGTAGGTAGAACAGTAGTACTAAGTCGAACTGAAAAACAGCATCTTGTTAGCACAATATCAATTCTCGTTTGGCCAGGTTTAATTGCACCATTGATGGGACCCATTATTGGTGGATTTTTTGCCCAATATCTCACTTGGCATTGGATATTTATCCTCAATATTCCATTAGGCTTTATTGCATTATTTTTCGCTCATCACCTATTACCTAAAGAACTACCTGAAAAACGCTCATTTGATATTGTTGGATTTATCGCTTGTGGCTTAGGCTTATTATTGTTTGTGTATGGACTTGAAATGGTTTCCCACTCAAATAGTCGTTTATGGCTAGCTCTCGGCACTTCCTTTGCAGGTTGCCTAATATTAATCTTCGCCTATTATCATCTCACGCACACACAATACCCATTAATTAGCTTATACGCATTTTCAAAACGCACATTTAGAATGACCTTCTTTGGAGGCTCACTAATACGGATGGGCTTGAACAGCGCTCCATTTATTTTACCACTAATGTTTCAAGTCGGTTTTGGATGGTCACCATTAACAGCTGGTTCCTTATTACTTTCACTATTCGCAGGAAATATCATTTTCAAAACCATTAATACACCTTTAATTCACAAGTTTGGGTTTCGTAAAATTCTAATCGTTAATGGTCTATTATTGTCATTTAGTTTTGTATTGTGTGCGCTCTTCACACCAAAAACACCAATCATTTGGATTATATTGGTTCTATTCTTTTCTGGTGGTACACGTTCGATCCAATTTACTACAATAACAACCTTAAGTTTTTCAGAAATTGAAAAAAACGAAATGCAAAGCGCTAATATTTTATCAACCCTTTTTCAACAACTAAACAACGTGCTAGGCATTGTTTTAAGTGCCTTATTTCTATTTATTGCGTCAAGCTATAATAAACATAATCAGATAATGATTGAAGATTTTCGGTTAGCATTATTTATGGTGGCAGGAATGACTTTATTGGCGATGATTGATTTTATCATGTTACCCAAAAATGCTGGCAACAATTTAAATGAAAAAAAACCTCTGCCATAA
- a CDS encoding DEAD/DEAH family ATP-dependent RNA helicase, translated as MTKEISFIDLGLSEEILNALNDLGFTKPSPIQAECIPLLLEGNDVLGMAQTGSGKTAAFSIPFLMNIDANLKAPQLLVLAPTRELAIQVADACAEYSKYVKGVKVLALYGGQRYDVQLRALKQGPQIVVGTPGRLLDHLNRKTLDLSNLKGLVLDEADEMLRMGFIDDVESIMASIPEEHQTALFSATMPAPIRRITKRFMHNPKEVQIKGTNQTAPDIDQSYWLVRGMRKNEAIVRFLEAEDFDAAIVFVRTKTATLEVAEVLEKHGYSCAALNGDMTQQLREQTLDRLRNGRLDILIATDVAARGLDVERISLVINYDITLDSESYVHRIGRTGRAGRAGRAILFVDSRERRLLKNIEQTIKKPIPEVALPSKELLEKRRLAKFTQQVQQQLESADLDQYQSLLTQIQADSGADLETIATALLRLAQSDRPLILPPDPVFKPTREYRDGRSGERRLRGDNRESPKRRERRDVGEMDMYRIEIGKENGVEVRHIVGAIANEADISSRYIGNIKLYETYSTVELPKGMPKDILKHFERVRVLNQPMKMSLVTGKPSEAKRGSRSSKPESKDKGFAKKRGRPSAPKF; from the coding sequence ATGACAAAAGAAATATCTTTTATTGACCTTGGTTTATCTGAGGAAATCCTTAATGCATTAAATGATCTTGGTTTTACCAAACCATCACCAATCCAAGCTGAATGTATTCCCTTACTCTTAGAGGGTAATGATGTATTAGGTATGGCTCAAACAGGTAGTGGTAAGACTGCAGCCTTTTCAATCCCTTTTTTAATGAATATTGATGCTAATTTGAAAGCGCCACAATTATTGGTTTTAGCACCAACACGTGAGCTAGCTATTCAAGTTGCTGATGCTTGTGCTGAGTATTCTAAATATGTAAAAGGGGTTAAAGTATTAGCTCTTTATGGTGGTCAACGTTATGATGTGCAATTGCGTGCATTAAAACAAGGCCCTCAAATTGTTGTGGGGACGCCTGGTCGTTTATTAGATCATTTAAACCGTAAGACTTTAGATCTTTCTAATCTTAAAGGTTTAGTATTAGATGAAGCTGATGAAATGCTAAGAATGGGCTTTATTGATGATGTTGAAAGCATTATGGCTTCAATTCCAGAAGAGCATCAAACGGCGCTGTTTTCAGCAACTATGCCAGCCCCAATTCGTCGTATTACTAAACGTTTTATGCATAATCCAAAAGAAGTGCAAATCAAAGGGACTAATCAAACGGCTCCTGATATTGATCAAAGCTATTGGTTAGTACGCGGTATGCGTAAGAATGAAGCAATTGTGCGCTTCTTAGAAGCTGAAGATTTTGATGCTGCGATTGTTTTTGTGCGTACTAAAACTGCAACTTTAGAAGTAGCAGAAGTATTAGAAAAACACGGTTATAGTTGTGCAGCCTTAAATGGTGATATGACGCAACAACTACGAGAACAAACACTCGATCGTTTACGTAATGGTCGGTTAGATATTTTAATTGCAACCGATGTTGCAGCGCGAGGGTTAGATGTTGAGCGTATTAGCTTAGTAATTAACTATGATATTACACTTGATTCTGAATCGTATGTTCATCGTATCGGACGAACTGGGCGCGCTGGACGAGCAGGGCGAGCGATTTTGTTTGTGGATAGTCGTGAGCGTCGTTTGCTAAAAAATATTGAGCAAACTATCAAGAAACCCATTCCGGAAGTGGCACTACCATCTAAAGAATTGCTTGAAAAACGTCGTTTGGCTAAATTTACTCAGCAAGTTCAACAACAACTTGAGAGTGCGGATTTAGATCAGTATCAATCGTTATTAACTCAAATCCAAGCTGATAGTGGTGCAGATCTTGAAACGATTGCAACTGCACTGTTACGTTTAGCACAAAGTGATCGTCCGTTAATTCTTCCTCCTGATCCGGTCTTTAAACCAACAAGAGAGTATCGTGATGGTCGAAGTGGTGAGCGCCGTTTACGAGGCGATAATCGTGAGTCTCCAAAACGTCGTGAGCGTCGAGATGTTGGTGAGATGGATATGTACCGTATTGAAATTGGTAAAGAAAACGGTGTTGAAGTGCGCCATATTGTTGGTGCAATTGCCAATGAAGCTGATATTAGTAGTCGCTATATTGGTAATATCAAACTTTACGAGACTTATTCAACAGTAGAATTACCAAAAGGTATGCCTAAAGATATCCTTAAGCACTTTGAGCGCGTTAGAGTGCTAAATCAACCGATGAAAATGAGTTTAGTTACAGGTAAACCATCTGAAGCTAAGCGTGGAAGTAGAAGTAGTAAACCTGAGTCTAAGGATAAAGGTTTTGCGAAAAAACGGGGTCGCCCATCAGCACCTAAGTTTTAG